A genomic stretch from Cetobacterium sp. NK01 includes:
- a CDS encoding M20/M25/M40 family metallo-hydrolase: MNRDRMVSNFIEMIKIHSPSLKEKEYTDYLVALLEEMGLEIYLDNGYVNYGGTAPTIFGKLKGNIDGKGITLAAHTDVVEPSKGVNPIIEGDIIKTDGTTTLGGDDKGGIASIIETLRTIIETGVSHEDIYLILTPCEENAMLGAKNIDWNSVPPHMIPAKDTIVIDNAGRAGLIAHTAPSRYNFRITFKGRKAHAGIEPEKGLNAIQLASMAIGNMKMGRIDSLTTSNMGTIESNFPSNVVADLCVATGEVRGHSKETILKTLEGYKKCCEDAVNSFGGEFEFKEVCDFPALKPIDDLKFANSFAKIYEAMGVETQLQVIGGGSDSNIFAERGYNSIIIGVGMYDVHTVNESLDINELCKTTEALINYISR, translated from the coding sequence ATGAATAGAGATAGAATGGTATCTAATTTTATAGAGATGATAAAAATACACTCACCATCGTTAAAAGAAAAGGAATATACTGATTACTTAGTCGCTCTTTTAGAGGAAATGGGTCTTGAAATATATTTAGATAATGGATATGTAAATTATGGTGGAACAGCACCTACAATATTTGGAAAATTAAAAGGAAATATTGATGGAAAAGGGATTACTTTAGCAGCTCATACAGATGTAGTTGAACCGTCAAAGGGTGTTAATCCTATAATTGAAGGGGATATTATTAAAACTGATGGAACTACAACTTTAGGTGGAGATGACAAAGGTGGAATAGCATCAATTATTGAAACTTTAAGAACTATAATTGAGACTGGTGTTAGTCATGAAGATATCTATTTAATTTTAACTCCTTGTGAAGAAAATGCAATGCTTGGAGCAAAAAATATAGATTGGAATAGTGTTCCACCTCATATGATTCCAGCAAAGGATACTATTGTTATAGATAACGCAGGAAGAGCTGGATTAATTGCTCATACAGCACCAAGTAGATATAACTTTAGAATAACTTTTAAAGGAAGAAAAGCTCATGCAGGAATAGAACCTGAAAAGGGATTAAACGCTATTCAATTAGCATCAATGGCAATTGGAAATATGAAAATGGGAAGAATAGATTCTTTAACTACATCAAATATGGGAACAATCGAATCAAATTTTCCAAGTAATGTTGTTGCTGACTTATGTGTTGCAACTGGAGAGGTTAGAGGGCATTCAAAAGAGACAATTTTAAAAACTTTAGAAGGGTATAAGAAGTGTTGTGAAGATGCTGTTAACTCTTTTGGTGGAGAGTTTGAATTTAAAGAGGTTTGTGATTTCCCAGCATTAAAACCAATTGATGATTTAAAATTTGCAAACTCTTTTGCAAAAATTTATGAGGCTATGGGAGTTGAAACTCAACTTCAAGTTATAGGTGGAGGATCTGACAGTAATATATTTGCTGAAAGAGGATATAATTCGATTATTATTGGAGTAGGAATGTATGATGTACACACTGTAAATGAATCATTAGATATTAATGAGCTTTGTAAAACAACAGAAGCTTTAATAAACTATATAAGTAGATAG
- the blaOXA gene encoding class D beta-lactamase has translation MKKRAFYILNIFLILSIQLLALNFTENKKIEEIFEKNKLEGTFVLYDVQNDSFTGYNKKRAEVQFYPASTFKIYNSLIGLNTGAVKNVDDIFYKYNGEKVFLKSWAQDSNLRYAIKVSQVPAYQLLARKIGTKKMQEEINKLNFGNKKIGKDVDQFWLRGPLKISAVEQCELLTKLATNELPYAKDIQKQVQEITILEKTKEWTLHGKTGWATSNIEIPVGWFIGWVEKDGKIYSFAINLDMKEGKDLPKREEMVKESLKALNIM, from the coding sequence ATGAAAAAAAGAGCGTTTTATATTTTAAATATTTTTCTAATTTTATCAATTCAGTTACTAGCTTTAAATTTCACTGAAAATAAAAAAATTGAAGAAATATTTGAAAAAAATAAGTTAGAAGGAACTTTTGTACTTTATGATGTACAAAATGATAGTTTCACTGGTTATAACAAAAAAAGAGCAGAAGTACAATTTTATCCAGCTTCTACTTTTAAAATTTATAATTCTCTAATTGGGTTAAATACTGGAGCAGTTAAAAATGTAGACGATATTTTCTATAAATATAACGGTGAGAAAGTATTTTTAAAAAGTTGGGCTCAAGATTCGAATTTAAGATACGCTATTAAGGTTTCACAAGTTCCAGCTTATCAATTACTAGCTAGAAAAATTGGGACAAAAAAAATGCAAGAAGAAATCAATAAATTAAATTTTGGAAATAAAAAAATTGGAAAAGATGTTGATCAATTTTGGTTAAGAGGACCTCTAAAAATTAGTGCAGTAGAGCAATGTGAGTTATTAACTAAATTAGCCACAAATGAACTACCGTATGCTAAAGATATTCAAAAACAAGTTCAAGAGATAACAATTTTAGAAAAGACTAAAGAGTGGACTCTACACGGAAAAACTGGCTGGGCAACTTCAAATATAGAAATTCCAGTTGGATGGTTTATTGGTTGGGTAGAAAAAGATGGCAAGATATATAGTTTTGCTATAAATTTAGATATGAAAGAAGGTAAAGATTTACCTAAGCGTGAAGAAATGGTAAAAGAGTCTTTAAAGGCTTTAAATATTATGTAA
- a CDS encoding AEC family transporter has translation MWNIIMKDIIPIFVIMLLGFYAGKSKAFNQDNARSFNKLVLNYALPAALFVSIVKADRHMLFEDIKLTLVSTFVIVGVFMWSFFSCYKFFKHTKGEAAVCALIAGSPTIGFLGFAVLDPIFGATANTGLVVAIVSIVVNAITIPIGLSLLNPGGAKVQNQLIKDLSSETGIKKDIDEFEQEMQKLEKNPVISALTQPVAWAPILAVIIVLLGIEFPPILDPNFELISKANSGVAVFAAGLTLSGLKFEFDLEIIYNTFIKLILMPGLLLIVGLLVKLDPIHLQMLVLSGALPPAFSGIIISSRYQVYVRTGTSSLAVSVLLFMVAAPFWIWVTRLASTWNI, from the coding sequence ATGTGGAATATTATAATGAAAGATATAATTCCTATTTTCGTCATAATGCTTTTAGGATTTTATGCAGGTAAAAGTAAAGCTTTTAATCAAGATAATGCTAGAAGTTTTAACAAGTTAGTTTTAAACTATGCACTTCCTGCAGCTTTATTCGTATCAATCGTAAAAGCTGATAGACATATGTTATTTGAAGATATCAAATTAACATTGGTAAGTACATTTGTTATCGTAGGTGTTTTTATGTGGTCATTCTTTAGTTGCTATAAATTCTTTAAGCATACAAAAGGAGAAGCCGCTGTTTGTGCATTGATTGCAGGATCACCTACTATCGGATTTTTAGGATTTGCAGTTCTAGACCCAATATTTGGAGCAACTGCTAATACAGGGCTTGTTGTAGCAATAGTTTCTATAGTTGTAAATGCAATTACAATACCTATTGGTTTATCTTTACTTAATCCTGGCGGAGCAAAAGTTCAAAATCAACTTATAAAAGATTTAAGTAGTGAAACTGGAATAAAAAAAGATATTGATGAATTTGAACAAGAGATGCAAAAATTAGAAAAAAATCCAGTTATAAGTGCATTGACACAACCAGTTGCATGGGCTCCTATCCTAGCGGTTATAATTGTTTTATTAGGAATAGAATTTCCACCAATATTAGATCCAAACTTTGAGTTAATTTCAAAGGCAAACTCAGGGGTAGCTGTATTCGCTGCTGGATTAACATTATCTGGATTAAAATTCGAGTTCGATTTAGAAATTATTTATAATACATTTATAAAATTAATATTAATGCCAGGACTTTTATTAATTGTTGGATTATTAGTAAAATTAGATCCGATTCATCTTCAGATGCTTGTTCTTTCAGGAGCTTTACCACCAGCATTTTCTGGAATTATAATAAGTAGTCGTTATCAAGTTTATGTTCGTACAGGAACTTCATCTCTAGCGGTAAGTGTACTTCTATTTATGGTTGCAGCACCATTCTGGATTTGGGTAACAAGATTAGCTTCAACATGGAATATTTAA
- the oxc gene encoding oxalyl-CoA decarboxylase yields the protein MSTVQNDQIDNITDGMHLLVQAFKKNEIDTIYGLVGIPVTDLARHAQEEGIRYIGFRHEQSAGNAAAISGYLTKKPGICLTVSAPGFLNGLTALANATVNGFPMIQISGSSDRAIIDLQQGDYEELDQMNVAKAFAKAAYRINKPEDIAIGLARAIRAATSGRPGGVYLDVTTALLGSVIDKAEAEKTLFKVETPAPKSIPSSDSIIKALELLSKSKKPLVLLGKGAAYSQADNLIKEFLEKTGIPYLPMSMAKGLLSDDHPQCAAAARSLVLKNADTVMLIGARLNWLLSHGKGKHWNPDVRFIQLEIDPKEIDSNRPIEVPVVGDIESSMELLVSGLEKISIKTDPTWIQDIENDKETNIEKMTTKLETVTSPMNYYNALKIVKEVVDSHKDIYLVNEGANTLDDTRNVVNMYYPRRRLDCGTWGVMGIGMGFAIGAAITSGKPILAIEGDSAFGFSGMEIETICRYKLPITIVIFNNGGIYRGDHKNLGGGTDPSPTTLMASARYDKLIEAFGGTPYNATTQDELKDAITKGIESLKPTLINCVIDTETGTESGHITSLNPKTGVKS from the coding sequence ATGTCTACTGTTCAGAATGATCAAATTGATAACATAACAGATGGAATGCATCTTCTAGTCCAAGCATTTAAAAAAAATGAAATTGATACAATTTATGGATTAGTTGGAATTCCTGTAACAGACTTAGCAAGACATGCTCAAGAAGAAGGAATTAGATACATCGGATTTAGGCATGAACAATCTGCAGGTAATGCTGCAGCAATTAGTGGGTATTTAACAAAGAAACCTGGCATATGTCTAACTGTTTCAGCCCCAGGATTTCTAAATGGATTAACTGCTTTAGCAAATGCAACAGTTAACGGTTTTCCTATGATTCAAATAAGTGGTTCTAGCGATAGAGCAATCATTGATTTACAACAAGGAGACTATGAAGAACTCGATCAAATGAATGTAGCTAAGGCGTTTGCTAAAGCTGCATATAGAATCAATAAACCAGAAGATATTGCAATTGGACTAGCTAGAGCTATTCGTGCAGCAACGTCTGGAAGACCAGGTGGAGTTTATTTAGATGTAACAACAGCTCTATTGGGAAGTGTTATTGATAAAGCTGAAGCTGAAAAAACTTTATTCAAAGTTGAAACCCCTGCACCTAAATCTATTCCAAGTTCTGACTCTATAATAAAAGCTTTAGAACTATTATCAAAATCTAAGAAACCATTAGTTTTATTAGGTAAAGGAGCTGCTTATTCACAAGCTGACAATTTGATAAAAGAATTCTTAGAAAAAACTGGAATTCCATATTTACCAATGTCTATGGCTAAAGGATTACTTTCTGATGATCATCCACAATGCGCTGCTGCTGCACGTTCACTTGTATTAAAAAATGCTGACACAGTTATGCTTATAGGAGCTAGATTAAATTGGCTTTTAAGTCATGGAAAAGGGAAACATTGGAATCCTGACGTTCGTTTTATTCAATTAGAAATTGACCCTAAAGAAATTGATAGCAATCGTCCAATCGAAGTTCCTGTAGTAGGAGATATTGAATCTAGTATGGAACTATTAGTTAGTGGATTGGAAAAAATATCAATAAAAACTGATCCAACTTGGATTCAAGATATTGAAAATGATAAAGAAACAAATATAGAAAAAATGACAACAAAATTAGAGACAGTAACTTCTCCTATGAATTATTACAATGCTTTAAAAATAGTTAAAGAAGTAGTCGATTCTCATAAAGATATATATTTAGTTAACGAAGGAGCAAACACATTAGATGATACAAGAAATGTAGTTAATATGTATTATCCAAGAAGACGTCTTGATTGTGGAACTTGGGGAGTAATGGGAATTGGAATGGGATTTGCAATTGGTGCAGCAATTACAAGTGGAAAACCTATTTTAGCTATTGAAGGAGATAGTGCATTTGGATTTAGTGGAATGGAAATAGAAACAATTTGTAGATATAAATTACCAATTACTATTGTAATCTTTAACAACGGTGGAATTTATCGTGGTGATCACAAAAATTTAGGCGGAGGAACAGATCCTTCTCCAACAACTCTTATGGCTTCTGCAAGATATGATAAGCTTATTGAAGCTTTCGGAGGAACACCATACAATGCAACAACACAAGACGAACTAAAAGATGCAATTACAAAAGGCATTGAATCTTTAAAGCCAACTTTAATTAATTGTGTTATAGACACTGAAACTGGAACAGAAAGTGGACATATAACTTCTTTAAATCCAAAAACTGGAGTAAAAAGCTAA